From Pedobacter indicus, a single genomic window includes:
- a CDS encoding alanine/glycine:cation symporter family protein translates to MDEVIGKINEIVWSNALVILCLGAGVYFSFTTNFLQIRYLKEMIRLLFSGKSSKKGVTSFQAFAIAISGRVGTGNIAGVAIAIAMGGPGAIFWMWIIAFLGSASAFIEATLGQLYKQVNNGQYRGGPAFYIEKGLGIRWYAMLFAIVTIISTAVFLPGVQSNSIALSMNNAFDFPVEFTGIAIVLFLALIIFGGVKRIGKVAEVIVPFMAAAYILMSVVIIAMNIQQIPDVLALIFRSAFKLEPATAGVFGMAIAWGVKRGIYSNEAGQGTAPHAASAAEVSHPVKQGLVQAFSVYVDTLFVCTATAFMILFTGQYNIVDPEGGFLIENIPNVSIGAEYTQHAVSHHFPRLGSAFIAISLLFFAFTTIMAYYYIAETNLSYLNKRNRRWLVWLLRGFLLAATYYGSIKTAKAAWTLGDIGVGLMAWLNVIALLLLRKPAMNLWRDYQRQRKEGKDPVYKADDHKDIKNTSEW, encoded by the coding sequence ATGGACGAAGTAATAGGTAAAATCAACGAAATTGTATGGAGCAACGCCTTAGTTATATTATGCTTGGGAGCCGGGGTATATTTTTCTTTTACAACTAATTTTTTGCAGATCCGGTACCTTAAGGAAATGATTCGTTTACTTTTTTCAGGTAAATCTTCAAAAAAAGGTGTAACCTCTTTTCAGGCATTTGCCATTGCTATTTCAGGAAGAGTCGGAACAGGAAATATCGCAGGTGTGGCTATCGCTATCGCAATGGGGGGTCCGGGTGCTATCTTTTGGATGTGGATAATCGCCTTCTTAGGCAGCGCATCCGCTTTTATAGAAGCCACGCTGGGACAACTGTATAAACAGGTTAACAACGGACAGTATAGAGGCGGCCCAGCATTTTATATCGAAAAAGGCCTAGGAATAAGATGGTATGCGATGCTGTTTGCTATTGTAACGATTATCAGTACAGCCGTGTTTTTACCAGGCGTTCAAAGTAACAGTATCGCACTTAGTATGAATAATGCTTTCGACTTTCCTGTCGAGTTCACAGGAATTGCTATTGTTCTTTTTTTGGCATTGATCATTTTTGGTGGCGTGAAGCGCATAGGAAAGGTTGCAGAAGTTATTGTGCCCTTTATGGCTGCCGCATATATTCTCATGTCAGTTGTTATTATAGCCATGAATATCCAACAAATCCCCGATGTACTCGCACTTATTTTTAGGTCAGCATTCAAATTAGAGCCCGCTACCGCAGGGGTATTCGGGATGGCGATTGCATGGGGTGTAAAACGCGGTATCTATTCAAACGAAGCAGGGCAAGGGACAGCTCCTCACGCTGCGTCTGCCGCAGAAGTTAGTCACCCCGTAAAGCAAGGTCTGGTACAGGCGTTTTCCGTGTATGTAGATACATTATTTGTCTGCACTGCAACTGCGTTTATGATTCTTTTTACTGGCCAATATAATATTGTTGATCCTGAGGGAGGATTCTTGATTGAAAACATACCGAATGTGTCTATCGGTGCTGAATACACACAACATGCTGTTAGTCACCATTTTCCGAGACTAGGAAGTGCTTTTATAGCGATTTCATTATTGTTTTTTGCGTTTACTACCATCATGGCTTATTATTACATAGCAGAAACAAATTTGAGCTATCTCAATAAGAGAAATAGACGTTGGCTAGTTTGGCTGTTAAGGGGTTTTCTTTTGGCTGCTACTTATTATGGATCCATTAAAACCGCTAAGGCAGCATGGACGCTTGGCGATATCGGGGTTGGGCTAATGGCCTGGTTAAATGTTATTGCACTCTTACTTCTGAGGAAACCTGCAATGAACTTATGGAGAGATTATCAACGGCAGCGAAAAGAAGGGAAGGATCCGGTTTACAAAGCAGATGACCATAAGGATATCAAAAATACCAGCGAGTGGTAG
- a CDS encoding alanine racemase: protein MAFITLNKKKLRYNYDQLQKLFKRNNIEWSVVAKMLCGNEKYLKEVINLGVKQVCDSRLTNLEMIKKIDPKIETIYIKPPAKANVVRIVESADISFNTEYETIKLLSLTAKELGKVHKIVVMIELGELREGVMREQFIEFYSKIFKLPNIEVIGIGTNLTCMYGVLPNQDKLIQLCLYKELVEAKFNRKIPYVSGGTSVTIPLIKKGILPKGINHFRVGETLYFGTDVYHNEVFDFMHNDVFKLCAEIIELTEKPSVPTGEFGVNLTGDTPTFDQSNLGNKSYRAIVDVGLLDIEVNHLDPIDKSMEIAGASSDMIVIDLGANEQSLKVGDLIEFKVDYMGLLRLMNSNYVDKKFEEEIKVFQLAHQN from the coding sequence ATGGCCTTTATTACTTTAAACAAGAAAAAACTCCGCTATAACTACGACCAGCTTCAAAAATTATTTAAGCGAAATAACATTGAATGGTCGGTCGTAGCCAAAATGCTTTGCGGGAACGAAAAATACCTAAAAGAGGTAATCAACCTTGGTGTTAAGCAGGTATGTGATTCGCGTCTTACCAATTTGGAAATGATCAAGAAAATCGACCCCAAAATTGAGACCATCTATATCAAACCACCCGCAAAAGCCAATGTAGTTCGTATTGTCGAATCTGCAGATATCAGCTTTAATACGGAGTATGAAACCATCAAACTGCTTTCATTAACAGCGAAAGAGCTTGGCAAGGTTCATAAAATTGTAGTGATGATTGAACTAGGTGAACTGCGTGAAGGCGTTATGCGCGAACAGTTCATTGAGTTCTATTCAAAAATATTCAAGCTTCCCAACATCGAGGTTATCGGTATTGGAACAAATCTTACCTGTATGTATGGCGTATTGCCTAATCAGGATAAACTTATCCAACTATGTCTTTACAAGGAGTTGGTCGAGGCCAAATTTAACCGAAAGATACCCTATGTATCCGGCGGCACCTCAGTAACCATCCCTTTAATCAAGAAAGGGATCCTGCCGAAAGGGATCAATCACTTTCGCGTTGGCGAAACGCTGTACTTTGGAACCGATGTCTATCACAATGAAGTCTTCGATTTTATGCACAATGATGTTTTTAAACTTTGTGCTGAAATTATTGAACTAACAGAAAAACCATCGGTACCGACTGGCGAATTTGGTGTCAACCTGACAGGCGACACACCAACCTTCGATCAAAGCAACCTCGGTAATAAATCTTATCGTGCCATAGTCGATGTTGGCCTGCTCGATATTGAAGTAAACCACCTCGACCCGATCGACAAGTCCATGGAGATCGCTGGTGCCAGTTCAGACATGATTGTCATAGACCTCGGAGCAAATGAACAATCACTCAAGGTCGGTGACCTGATTGAATTCAAGGTAGACTATATGGGGCTGTTACGGCTTATGAACTCGAATTATGTTGACAAGAAATTCGAGGAAGAGATCAAGGTATTTCAGCTTGCTCATCAGAATTAG
- a CDS encoding WD40 repeat domain-containing protein produces MKLHKIILLLSLCVLLTNCKQKVTVKKHKVTSINPIAYTDVIFKAGRDTVFVSTFDGKIYQLVNENNNKKQIAAIGDEIYDLAYHAEKNELYAATLNSGIVIINVLNGAVIDKLPIRETWAYQICFNTQNGILATFDFKGNHYVWDTNNDFRKLDTPDDLKGMSPKYIADNGDIYFDGLGKLISWNYRTNNIKQSQISGKIADVDDNRNVLIMGGKEFAFYDTREDSIIYTRSHPNWPIYVPQQDSIVNIPLSLEVLFGLTSNKSIYTLGLDKSIREWNKWSGRLIKTYSKHRGTPSGMDITADESQLVTVDLLGKICFWNL; encoded by the coding sequence ATGAAACTACATAAAATTATTTTACTATTGTCTCTTTGTGTGCTTCTTACCAATTGTAAGCAAAAGGTTACGGTTAAAAAACATAAAGTCACGAGTATAAACCCGATAGCTTACACCGATGTTATTTTCAAAGCAGGTCGTGACACGGTTTTTGTTTCCACTTTCGACGGGAAAATATATCAGCTCGTTAATGAAAACAATAACAAAAAACAAATAGCTGCGATTGGTGATGAAATCTACGACTTAGCTTATCATGCCGAAAAAAATGAGCTTTATGCAGCTACCTTAAATTCTGGTATTGTAATCATCAATGTGCTCAACGGAGCGGTTATCGATAAATTACCGATAAGGGAAACTTGGGCTTATCAAATCTGCTTCAATACACAAAATGGTATCTTAGCTACGTTCGACTTTAAAGGTAACCACTATGTATGGGACACGAATAATGATTTTAGGAAGTTGGACACACCTGATGACTTAAAGGGAATGTCCCCAAAATACATAGCGGATAACGGCGACATTTATTTTGATGGACTGGGTAAACTTATTTCTTGGAACTATAGAACAAACAACATCAAACAAAGTCAAATTAGTGGTAAAATCGCTGACGTGGATGATAACAGAAACGTTTTGATCATGGGCGGAAAAGAATTTGCTTTCTATGATACGAGAGAAGACAGCATAATTTACACGAGGTCTCATCCCAATTGGCCAATTTATGTTCCACAGCAAGACAGTATTGTCAATATCCCTTTAAGCTTGGAAGTTCTTTTTGGTTTAACAAGCAATAAATCTATATATACTCTTGGTTTGGATAAGTCTATTCGCGAATGGAATAAATGGTCGGGTAGGTTAATCAAAACCTACTCAAAGCATAGAGGGACTCCAAGCGGTATGGACATAACGGCGGATGAGTCTCAATTGGTTACTGTCGATCTTTTAGGAAAAATCTGTTTTTGGAACCTGTAA
- the pdxH gene encoding pyridoxamine 5'-phosphate oxidase, producing MKKPDDGKSTDISQLHNIRTDYKKMELSEAEVDQDPIKQFITWFNEALHSEVMEPNAMTLATATADGQPNARTVLLKHIDDRGFVFFTNYDSKKGQEIAENNKVSLLFFWPELERQVRILGTAQKVSFEESETYFHSRPRGSQLGALASHQSARIESRSVIEKKLAELEEQYKDSEIPLADFWGGYCVKPLQLEFWQGGSNRLHDRIVYKYDTSKWEIFRISP from the coding sequence ATGAAAAAACCAGACGATGGCAAGTCGACCGACATTTCACAACTCCATAACATCCGCACGGATTATAAAAAAATGGAACTTAGTGAAGCAGAAGTCGATCAAGACCCTATAAAACAATTCATTACATGGTTCAACGAGGCACTCCATTCAGAAGTTATGGAACCCAATGCCATGACCTTAGCGACAGCTACCGCCGACGGACAACCCAATGCCAGAACGGTCTTACTAAAGCATATTGATGATCGCGGCTTTGTATTCTTTACCAATTACGACAGTAAAAAAGGTCAGGAAATCGCAGAAAACAACAAAGTCTCTCTCCTCTTCTTTTGGCCAGAACTTGAGCGGCAGGTACGCATTTTAGGGACAGCCCAGAAAGTTTCTTTTGAAGAATCTGAAACCTACTTTCATTCTCGCCCCCGTGGCAGCCAGCTTGGCGCTTTAGCGTCACACCAAAGCGCGCGAATAGAAAGCAGAAGCGTTATTGAAAAGAAATTAGCGGAACTAGAAGAGCAATACAAAGATTCCGAGATCCCACTTGCGGATTTTTGGGGAGGATACTGTGTAAAACCTCTACAACTCGAATTCTGGCAGGGCGGTTCGAACAGGCTACATGACAGAATTGTCTACAAATATGACACCTCTAAATGGGAAATTTTTCGCATTTCACCCTAA
- a CDS encoding DUF7010 family protein, whose translation MEQRCLDKLKFEIQIQAKNGIDFIVSAGILWLIIVLIWLQEFSSYNKSVFTFILASAMLPLAFCLSKAFKTNWKIKNNPLQPLGLWLNFAQLVYFPILFFVLTKYPDHFILVYAIITGAHLFPYAWFYDEAGYAVASILISTGSFIIALFFDSTMSWLIPLFTSISLFILAISIFIRLKK comes from the coding sequence ATGGAACAACGATGCTTAGATAAACTAAAATTTGAAATTCAGATACAAGCAAAAAATGGAATTGACTTTATCGTTTCTGCTGGGATATTGTGGCTGATAATAGTGTTGATTTGGCTTCAAGAGTTTTCTTCGTATAACAAAAGTGTTTTTACCTTTATCCTCGCTTCAGCGATGCTTCCCTTGGCATTTTGTTTATCTAAAGCTTTTAAAACCAATTGGAAAATAAAAAACAACCCACTTCAGCCTTTGGGTCTATGGTTGAATTTTGCACAACTTGTTTATTTTCCAATACTATTTTTTGTGTTAACAAAGTACCCTGATCACTTTATACTTGTATATGCTATTATTACCGGTGCACACTTGTTTCCCTATGCATGGTTTTACGATGAGGCGGGATACGCTGTCGCATCAATATTAATTTCAACAGGTTCATTTATTATAGCCTTATTCTTTGACTCAACAATGAGTTGGCTAATTCCACTGTTCACATCGATATCTCTATTTATTTTAGCGATATCTATTTTTATAAGACTGAAAAAATAA
- a CDS encoding mechanosensitive ion channel family protein: MDNLKLNGMEQHWNDFLSSAISWAPRIITAIISALLIYIIGAWIIKFINRVAAKTFEKRHMEISLQRFLLNLINWGLNILLFIIVVTQLGVQTSAFVAIIGAAGLAVGLALQGSLANFAGGVLILLLKPFKIGDYISADSGVSGTVQEIDIFNTKLTTPQNQLIVVPNGELSNSSITNYTNLGTRRTWFDIGVSYSANLGQAKDVLLEVISKNEYAFKDPAPQVVVTSLGDSAVNLSIRVTTSNEHFWTMNEQLIIDCKEALDSAGIEIPFPQQDVYVRQNTP; encoded by the coding sequence ATGGACAATTTAAAACTAAATGGCATGGAACAACATTGGAACGATTTTTTATCTTCTGCAATTTCCTGGGCTCCACGGATTATCACCGCAATTATTTCTGCATTGCTAATATATATAATAGGTGCTTGGATTATCAAGTTTATTAATCGAGTTGCCGCAAAAACCTTTGAGAAACGACATATGGAAATTTCTCTCCAGCGTTTTCTATTAAATTTAATTAATTGGGGGTTAAATATACTTTTGTTTATTATCGTGGTGACGCAGCTTGGTGTGCAAACTTCTGCGTTTGTAGCCATAATCGGTGCAGCGGGTTTAGCTGTGGGGCTGGCTCTACAAGGGTCGCTGGCAAATTTTGCTGGAGGGGTACTCATTTTGTTGCTCAAGCCTTTTAAGATAGGTGATTATATTTCTGCTGATTCGGGTGTATCTGGAACCGTGCAAGAAATCGACATTTTTAATACAAAACTTACTACGCCCCAAAATCAATTGATTGTCGTTCCAAATGGCGAGCTGTCTAACAGCAGTATAACCAATTATACGAACTTAGGAACACGCAGGACATGGTTTGATATTGGTGTTTCCTACAGTGCTAATTTGGGACAGGCAAAGGATGTTTTATTGGAGGTAATAAGTAAAAATGAATATGCTTTTAAAGATCCCGCGCCTCAAGTAGTCGTAACAAGTCTTGGCGATAGTGCGGTAAATTTGTCGATTAGGGTAACAACGTCTAACGAGCACTTTTGGACCATGAATGAGCAATTGATTATTGATTGTAAGGAGGCTCTTGATAGTGCAGGAATTGAAATTCCGTTCCCGCAACAAGATGTTTATGTTCGTCAAAACACGCCTTAA
- a CDS encoding DUF389 domain-containing protein codes for MNKLFRRFDIRSEQEDYEVIHSVMESGIVFKGTNLWILIFAIFIACVGLNVNSTAVIIGAMLISPLMGPIIGMGYSLATYDFTLLKKSGSNFGFAVASGLVTSTLYFLITPINEAHSELLARTQPNIYDVLIALFGGLAGIIAMSSKIKGNIIPGVAIATALMPPLCTAGYGLATANWSYFLGAFYLFTINTVFIGAATLITVRLLKFPVITYTDEKQKIKANRWVTVIALMTMIPSIYFGYIMVQQENYNQNATSFINNESFIEGDYLLQSDINPAAKKISLVYGGKAITDSEKEEMQDKLAFYGLKGTNLEIRLGFEIGDTELRTSIQDKTITELNRLRLDLANNQAKLDSISNNNELARAVFHEISALFPQIVACSVGEQLFFTDSLTTPYYLVVVDTATEPLTETDQAKLKSWLATRLKADSIQLFVAN; via the coding sequence ATGAACAAGTTGTTTCGTAGGTTTGATATCCGTTCAGAGCAAGAGGATTACGAAGTGATCCACAGCGTAATGGAAAGCGGGATAGTTTTCAAAGGTACTAATCTTTGGATATTAATATTTGCAATTTTTATCGCTTGTGTAGGATTGAACGTAAATTCGACAGCAGTGATTATTGGAGCCATGTTAATATCACCCCTTATGGGTCCGATTATTGGGATGGGCTATAGTCTTGCAACCTATGACTTTACCTTGTTAAAGAAATCAGGTTCTAATTTTGGTTTTGCTGTTGCTTCAGGACTTGTTACTTCTACACTCTATTTCCTAATTACTCCCATAAATGAGGCTCATTCTGAGCTTTTGGCTAGAACTCAGCCCAACATATACGATGTTTTAATTGCGTTATTTGGTGGGTTAGCGGGAATAATAGCCATGTCCAGTAAAATCAAAGGAAATATTATTCCGGGAGTTGCCATCGCAACTGCATTAATGCCGCCACTTTGTACGGCAGGTTATGGGCTGGCAACAGCCAATTGGAGTTATTTTTTAGGAGCTTTTTATTTATTTACCATTAACACGGTATTTATTGGGGCGGCTACACTAATAACAGTTCGGCTTCTAAAGTTTCCTGTCATCACTTATACAGATGAAAAACAAAAAATCAAAGCAAATAGATGGGTTACTGTTATTGCTCTAATGACCATGATCCCTAGCATTTATTTTGGTTACATCATGGTTCAGCAAGAAAATTACAATCAGAATGCCACGTCTTTTATTAACAACGAATCGTTTATAGAGGGTGATTATTTGCTTCAGTCTGACATTAATCCGGCAGCTAAGAAAATCTCGCTCGTGTATGGTGGAAAAGCCATTACTGATAGTGAAAAAGAAGAAATGCAAGACAAATTGGCTTTCTATGGCTTAAAAGGAACGAATCTGGAAATTCGACTTGGTTTTGAAATCGGTGACACGGAATTGAGAACTTCTATTCAGGATAAAACCATCACAGAGTTAAATCGCCTTCGATTAGACTTAGCAAATAATCAGGCAAAATTAGACAGTATTTCGAACAATAATGAATTGGCACGAGCAGTCTTTCATGAGATCAGCGCACTTTTTCCACAAATTGTCGCTTGTTCAGTCGGAGAGCAATTGTTTTTTACGGACTCGCTTACAACCCCTTATTATCTTGTCGTTGTGGATACGGCTACTGAACCATTAACTGAAACTGATCAAGCAAAATTAAAGTCATGGCTGGCTACCCGTTTAAAAGCAGATTCAATACAACTATTTGTTGCCAATTAA
- a CDS encoding LacI family DNA-binding transcriptional regulator has translation MGFCFTFDIELTEVKSFLAGEEMEPINIKQLAEKLNLSTSTVSRAFRGNSDINPQTKERILSMARELNYQPNHLASNLREKKTKTIAVIVPEIANNFFSRAINGIERVARENGYHILIYLTNDDFQKEIEFITSLQSGRVDGIVMSVTGEANDHSYMHHIRQRNLPIVFFDRIYEDIDSSKVTTNDYESSYEATKHLIEQGCRKIAYLVVNKLLSIGKKRMRGYLDALKDAGIRYQEDLVIDCTNRMEENQALLKNIFKSIKPDGVFASVERLALASYYVCHDLDIRIGEELKIISFSSLEIAPLLNPALSTILQPSYAMGEEAAKLLFRRINGSGDEEGNETIELKSELVFRKSTLG, from the coding sequence ATGGGTTTTTGTTTTACTTTTGACATTGAACTAACGGAAGTAAAAAGCTTCCTTGCAGGTGAAGAAATGGAACCAATTAATATTAAACAACTAGCAGAAAAACTGAACCTCTCAACGTCTACTGTATCCCGTGCTTTTCGCGGAAATAGTGACATTAATCCGCAAACGAAGGAGCGTATCCTTTCCATGGCTAGGGAACTTAATTACCAGCCAAACCATTTAGCTAGTAACCTGAGGGAAAAGAAAACTAAGACCATCGCCGTGATCGTTCCCGAAATTGCAAATAACTTTTTTTCGAGAGCAATTAACGGAATTGAACGAGTAGCCAGAGAGAACGGTTATCATATTCTGATTTACCTGACGAACGATGACTTTCAGAAGGAAATTGAGTTTATAACAAGTTTGCAGAGTGGTAGGGTAGACGGCATTGTGATGTCTGTAACAGGGGAAGCGAATGATCATAGTTATATGCACCATATACGGCAGCGTAATTTGCCGATTGTCTTTTTCGACAGAATCTACGAAGATATCGATAGCTCGAAGGTTACAACAAATGATTATGAGAGCAGTTATGAAGCGACCAAGCATCTGATTGAACAGGGCTGCAGAAAGATTGCTTATTTGGTGGTCAATAAATTACTCTCTATTGGGAAAAAACGTATGCGGGGTTATCTAGATGCATTGAAGGATGCAGGTATCCGTTACCAAGAGGATTTGGTGATCGATTGTACCAACCGCATGGAAGAAAATCAAGCTCTTTTAAAAAATATTTTTAAGTCAATTAAACCTGATGGTGTTTTTGCATCGGTCGAGCGACTCGCTCTGGCGAGCTATTATGTGTGTCATGATCTTGATATCCGCATTGGCGAAGAACTGAAAATAATATCGTTTTCAAGTTTAGAAATAGCACCTCTTTTGAATCCGGCACTGTCGACTATTCTGCAACCATCGTACGCAATGGGAGAAGAAGCAGCCAAGCTTCTTTTCCGAAGAATTAATGGTTCGGGTGATGAAGAAGGGAATGAGACAATCGAACTGAAATCTGAACTTGTTTTTCGGAAATCTACACTCGGATAG
- a CDS encoding universal stress protein, translating into MNQTILSLTDFSKNSLIATRYSLELARKMQARVHILHAYRPFTSAFQSSSANQKDEQQAKINAEKELSEFIDKLGTNLNIPVTSSVTQNNLVEAVNHYIQKENICLVVMGAHGASGARLDLLGNNTYDVARDVSRPLLIVPEQTSSFKLENIVFFTDYQQGDIKSLKSFNELFDGVLASCTLVHIHEGKDTPTDDDLLTLTQWKTTLEKEVGINSLSAEIMHVPENIESINQISSRLKADMILITLIDSRPFFEKLLHKSLAKAIILNAQTPVLLTSEDTE; encoded by the coding sequence ATGAATCAGACTATTTTGTCACTAACAGACTTTTCCAAAAATTCGCTCATAGCTACACGTTATAGTCTAGAATTAGCTCGTAAAATGCAGGCTCGTGTCCATATTCTCCATGCTTATCGCCCGTTTACCTCTGCTTTCCAGAGTTCCTCTGCCAACCAGAAAGATGAGCAACAAGCTAAAATTAATGCAGAAAAAGAGTTATCCGAATTTATAGATAAGTTGGGAACGAACTTGAACATACCAGTAACATCAAGTGTCACCCAAAATAACCTCGTCGAGGCGGTCAACCATTACATCCAAAAAGAAAATATATGCCTAGTCGTTATGGGGGCTCATGGAGCATCTGGAGCTCGACTGGATTTACTAGGCAATAACACTTACGACGTTGCTAGGGATGTGTCACGTCCTTTATTGATTGTCCCCGAGCAAACCAGCTCTTTTAAGTTGGAAAATATCGTCTTCTTTACTGACTATCAACAGGGCGATATCAAGAGCCTCAAAAGCTTTAACGAGTTGTTTGATGGAGTACTTGCCTCTTGCACACTTGTTCATATACATGAAGGAAAGGATACGCCAACGGATGACGACCTGTTGACTCTAACACAATGGAAGACTACATTGGAAAAAGAAGTGGGAATAAATAGTTTATCTGCGGAAATAATGCACGTTCCTGAAAACATAGAATCTATTAATCAGATTTCGAGCCGTCTGAAGGCCGATATGATATTGATTACCCTAATCGACTCTCGTCCTTTTTTTGAAAAGCTTCTGCATAAAAGTCTGGCGAAAGCGATTATTCTCAATGCCCAGACTCCTGTTCTGCTCACTTCAGAAGACACAGAATGA
- a CDS encoding GNAT family N-acetyltransferase, producing the protein MIEIKEFNKNNQLPTSEKKQIISFLFKSLEQYGDPESSIEKAINYALGEHGSIGGHVITASLDNELCGAVVINKTGMDEYIPANILVYIATEKAQRGKGIGKALMQKAIDVTVGDIALHVEPDNPAKKLYEKLGFTNKYLEMRLIKEDK; encoded by the coding sequence ATGATTGAAATAAAAGAATTTAATAAAAACAATCAGTTACCTACATCAGAAAAAAAACAAATCATATCGTTTCTTTTTAAGAGTCTGGAGCAGTATGGCGACCCAGAAAGCTCGATCGAAAAAGCGATCAACTATGCACTTGGTGAACACGGAAGTATTGGCGGCCATGTTATTACTGCAAGCCTGGACAATGAACTGTGCGGCGCAGTAGTGATCAATAAAACAGGTATGGATGAATACATTCCAGCTAATATTTTAGTCTACATTGCCACAGAAAAAGCTCAAAGAGGAAAAGGGATTGGAAAAGCACTGATGCAAAAGGCGATCGATGTCACGGTAGGCGATATTGCCTTACATGTCGAACCTGACAATCCTGCAAAGAAGCTGTACGAAAAACTCGGCTTTACTAACAAATACCTCGAAATGAGACTTATAAAGGAGGACAAATAA
- the nhaA gene encoding Na+/H+ antiporter NhaA, with the protein MKQVINLKAFPNFLKHESAGGIILFFCVVISLIIANTPLGIGFNNLLETQIGFNTESVHLEYSLALWINDGLMAIFFLLVGLEIKRELVEGELASPKKAALPIICALGGALIPAAIYMFLNNDTPTANGWGIPMATDIAFALAVITMLGKTVPASLKIFLAALAIVDDLLAILVIALFYSSDLDFTYLAYAGAILLLLVLFNYFGVKSIVFYLIPGVFIWYFVHHSGIHATIAGVLTALTLPTTPDAIESPLEKLEHILTKPVNFLIIPVFALANTNIRFEAGMIEGIFSSLGMGIILGLIIGKPVGILLLSWLSVKGKICQLPQGAKWIHIVGVGLLAGIGFTMSIFIALLSFADPDLISIAKFAILTASVLSGGIGFILLKMTGRKQSLS; encoded by the coding sequence ATGAAACAAGTGATCAACTTAAAGGCATTTCCTAATTTTTTAAAGCACGAATCAGCAGGGGGAATCATTCTTTTCTTCTGTGTTGTTATCTCATTAATTATTGCCAATACGCCCTTAGGTATCGGGTTTAATAACTTGCTTGAGACCCAGATTGGTTTCAATACTGAGTCTGTCCATTTAGAATATTCACTTGCATTGTGGATAAATGATGGGTTAATGGCAATATTTTTCCTTTTGGTTGGTCTTGAGATTAAACGAGAATTAGTTGAAGGAGAATTAGCCTCACCTAAGAAAGCTGCTCTACCAATTATTTGTGCTCTTGGCGGGGCGTTGATACCTGCGGCGATTTACATGTTTCTTAATAATGATACTCCCACTGCCAACGGGTGGGGAATACCGATGGCTACAGATATTGCATTCGCTTTGGCAGTGATAACAATGCTTGGCAAGACTGTTCCCGCATCATTAAAAATATTTTTAGCAGCATTGGCCATTGTTGACGACTTATTAGCGATTTTGGTTATCGCTTTATTCTATTCTTCTGATTTAGATTTTACTTACCTAGCCTACGCAGGAGCAATATTATTACTTTTGGTTCTTTTCAATTATTTTGGGGTTAAAAGTATCGTCTTTTATTTGATCCCAGGCGTATTTATTTGGTATTTCGTTCACCATTCAGGTATTCATGCCACTATAGCTGGCGTGTTGACAGCTTTGACGCTTCCAACGACACCAGATGCTATCGAATCACCACTAGAAAAATTGGAGCATATATTAACTAAACCCGTAAACTTCCTTATAATTCCTGTTTTTGCATTGGCGAACACCAATATTCGTTTTGAGGCTGGTATGATCGAAGGTATTTTTTCAAGTCTTGGTATGGGAATTATACTCGGTTTAATCATCGGCAAACCTGTTGGAATACTATTGTTATCGTGGCTTTCTGTTAAGGGCAAGATATGCCAGCTGCCTCAAGGCGCTAAATGGATACATATAGTTGGAGTTGGTCTGTTGGCCGGTATTGGTTTTACGATGTCTATATTTATCGCCTTACTGTCTTTTGCTGACCCTGATTTAATATCGATTGCTAAATTTGCAATTTTAACTGCTTCGGTTTTGTCAGGGGGAATTGGGTTTATATTGTTGAAAATGACCGGACGAAAACAAAGTTTATCATAA